AAACCGCAAAAGCCACAAGGCCGAAAACCGAAACACGCACCTTCGTCACGAACGTGCCCTTCGGCGCCAGAAACTGAGTCGCGAGCTTGACCGCATCGATGACCAGCGCGTTCTGGCTCATGGCCTCCTGCGCCCACGCCCCGCCGACATTCGGCGACCCGTCGTGGAGCACGAGGTCGAAGGCCCGGACGCCGTGCTCCCCCATCAGCTTCTTGACCCGGGCCCGGCACTCGGGCTTGGTGATGTCCTGCTCGATGGAGACGGCGCCGCGGATCGGGGCGATGGGGACGAGGTCGATGCCGAGGACGAGGCTGCCGACGGGGACGCGCTGGACGGCGACCTGCATCCAGCCGCCGGGGGCGGCGCAGAGGTCGAGGACGGCGCGGGAGGAGCGGAGGAAGGAGAACTTGGAGTCGAGCTGGACGAGCTTCCAGGACGCCCGGGACCGGTAGCCGTGCTCCTTGGCGAGCCGGTAGAACTTGTCCAGCCTGTGCTTCCCCTTCACCTTCCCCATGGCAGccgctgcttcttcttcttcttcttcttcttcttcttcttcttcttccgagGTTTTTGCTGCACTTCCGCAGTTGCAGGTTAGGGTTTATGAAGCGCGGGGCATTCCTTTATGGTTAGCTGATTTGACGGATTTGCCCCCCGATTCCGCCCACAAGCCGAGCGACTTGCCGTTTCAAAGATGGAAGGGAAATTTTTTGGGGAATGATATAAATAGTAATATAgttcctgaatttttaatttttttaatttggtttatATTCAATGAagacataaaattttaaattgttcaacGTTATgccctaaactatatgaaaatgattaatatagtattttcattaatttaagatcATTGACAACattaataattttcatattccattaacaatttcatataattcaggGATTATATCGAAAATGTATCCAAAGTTCAAGGATTATATTATACATTAAGTTAAAGTTTaaagactatattgaacaaattaaaatttcagataACCGAAGTTCAAGAACTGTTTTTATCATTTTACcaaaatttttaggaaaaaaggaaaaaagggagcAAGCCGGGCCAAGCTTCTAACCGAATAGGCTTGTCCAAGGAAGCCCGCAAGTGCTCTCCGGGCTTTTTGGCCCGATCTGGCCTGGGACAGGCTGATCGCCAGGCCCATGACCATGTACACCACCACCTGCGCAGCAACCCTTCTCAAGTTCCTGAACGAAAAACCTTTGATTTTCATCGTAACCATTGTGGCGACTCCACTCTAAGGGAAGACCACCGAAAAGTGAAAGTCCATCCGATGGCTATCGGAGACGACGGCCCGAGTCAGACTTTCAGGTCTGTGAGAGGCCACTACATCGAGCTTGGATTGTGGTACGGGCCGTCAAATATGTGAGCTTTGAAAAGATCGAATTCTGGGTTCATTTTAGATCACTACATCTATGTTGGATTGATTTTGGGCGAGCAGACACCTAGGCCCAGATGGGACTCTTGGATCATTACCGCTGCGATGGATTGAGCTTTCAGACAAAGATCTCACACCTTTGGATTACATTTTCACATGTCAGCAAACCATACCGCGGGATTTCAAAGATGCAGGGTCTGCACACAAAAAGTCGGAGGCGGTAACATTTCGGACCACCATGGCAAGTTTCAGGGTCGAGCTTGTTGGATCATTATTATGTAGTAATCCAATGCCGGTCAGCCGAAAAAGCAGTAATTCCACAAAGATCCTGCCGCATTCATTCGATTCAGACTCTTCCTTTTGCCTAACATTTCAGTCTGCACGACACCCGAAATTCAGTTCAAGAACTGTCGTACGTTCTTGAATATGATTCTTTCTTTGCCTAGTATTTTGGTCGACACAATGCACGCATGAAATTCAGTTCAACGACATCTCCAACACAAAAGACTAGCAGCCACTTCAGAGAACTAGTTCACATGCTCGAgtaaatcaaaagagatgttgaCAGAAAACTGCCGGTTACTTAAACAATAGCCCATTAGTTTCACAAGACATCATCACCAGGATAGTATCGAAAGTTCGATACAACCGGCAAAGTTTATTCAAATCTCGCAGATTACCTTATTTACAAACTAAGAAGCAGTTATATTGTGGGAACTCAGACTCTAGTAGGCTTGTCCTATAATACTATGGACAGGACTAGGGATAAGTATTTTTGTACATACAGCAGAAAGGAGCTCAGCAACTCTCCGGCACGAGAACTGCTTGAAAACTATGTATAACTTGTTCGATCTCCATGCCTAGGTCTCTTCTCGGAGTATTTTTTTCATCTTGGAAACAACTGTTGATTGACTCGAAATCCATCCGCTTATATAACTGTACCATCTTCTATGGTTGCCTTCTCCAGTATCACGGTTATTCCCAAGCGTATGTAAAACCCATCCCCTGGCCGATCTGCTTCTTCAACTCCCTGAACAGCAAATACATCAATTTCGGTCTGTTAAAGCATGCCAAACTTGGAGGACAGAATCGTTCGAAACGTTAATTACAGAACTACAGAGAAAGCCCAAGCGCTGCGGGCGAGTTACTTACATCTTTGTTTACAATGGCCACATCTTTCCCAATCTTTGCGTTCTTGTCTATTATGCAGTTCCTTTGAAGATTAAAACCCAAACTGGTATCAGATTATGTAATATGTCATAGCACCtctcaaaaaattaatatcccACCCTTCAAAAATTGAACAGCTCAATATTTTTACCTTATCTTTGTGTTCTTCCCTATCCCGATAGGCACCTTCCCCTCCGCTAGCAGAGAAGCTATTTCGGATTCTGTTTGGTAATAGTCTGCACCCATCATCACCGTGTCCTATCAGGAAGAGAGAGATCACAGGTAATCAGAAATCGGAGATTTCCACATTACATCGACTCAGATAAAGGAAAagttgaaattcaagatgaGTTACCTTCAGCTCAACTCCAGAATCGAGGCGCGAGCGTTCACCCACTATGGAGCGTTCAACGCGGCACTCTCTCAAAAAGCAACCGTGGGAAATTATTGCATCCTTTAACTACAACACACAAAGCAAGCATAAGAAGCAAAGACAAGTTAAAAGACCAAAGACAAAAGTAATACTGCGAGAGCTGCACACCTTGCAGTTGTCTATCTTGGTCGGTGGAAGAAATCGAGGGGACGTGAAGATAGGTGTCTTCGgatcataaaattcaaattttggaacCTGCAAGAAGGACCACATCAGTTAATCCCGTTTCAAATGAAAACCATAATTGCAGCTCCTCATGTTGCATAAATTGGATGGCGTGTTCAATTCAGGGATCTTAAGCACACAAATTTGAATCATAATGTATATAAAAGTGAGAGCACAAGTAGGCATGCTTGAGAAAACCCACCTCTTCTGTGAGAGCCAAATTAGCATCATAGAAGGACTTTATAGTCCCTATATCCTCCCAGTAATCGCGGAAAATATAAGCCTGGCAATCAAGAGAAATTAAGCTTGCAATTAGAGTTTCAGTGGATACAAATATCTTAGAAGAGAGAATCTTTCAGATAAGAGAGCTCGCTTACCTGGACATCTTGCTCCATCACAGCCGAGGGAATGATTTCAGATCCAAAGTCATTGGCTGTAGGGTACCTCCACTTCAGAAGATTTAGTAAGGACTCCGTCTTGAAGGCATAAACTCCCATTGATGCAATATATGGAGATCTTGCAGCTTCTTGCGGAGACAATCCTAGGGTGGTGGTATCTACTTGCTACAAGAATCAACAAATAACTTGTTAccaaattgaaggaaatttaAACAGCATTCATAAAATAAAGCGAGGATGGACAGCCTAccaaataaaagaggaaaaaaagttcaatcacattaaaatatcataaactCTAGTTAATTGGCAAAGGTGAGACGTAGGTACAGTTTAAATGGATCATCTTAGCACCAAATGCTCACCATAGCTGTCAGATCAGGACCCTTAGGCTTTTCAGAAAATTGGACAATTTGGCCTCTGCTGTCTATCTTCACCAATCCATAATCAGATGCCCGGCTGTTATACAATTGACCAAAATTAGATTACATAATATGCCTAAGATAAATTAACACATTAATAACACGAAGTTTAAAATTGGTAACAAAATGTGGCTAGAATCACAACCAACCTTTCCCCCACAGGAGTACAGGCAACAGATATTGCAGAGTTTCTGTCAATATGATTCTGTCGAGCAATGGCAAATTCATAAGGAATATGACTTAGGTTTTCAATCAAGAACTCATTTCATTTGGGAACCACCATACGTACCTGCAGAAAATCCATATAGTCCATGCGGTAAAGATGATCCCCCGCCAAAATTATTATGTCCTCAATATTTCTGTTTTTGGCATCCTTCAAAATTCAATACAGAAAGCAATGGATTAAGAGACTAAGTTATGGAGACTGCTGAGATAAGAAAGGGTAGTGTTTAAAACCAGCAACAATGAGACACCGACCTCAAACACCCAAATGAATTTCCTTACTGCATCCGCTGTTCCTTCAAACCACTTCTTTCCCGTTTCTCCAGGAGTTTGAGTAGCAGCCAGAACCTATACATTGATTGTACTTAGACACCAATCGAAAAAGGCCTTAAATATCGCAGCAATGGATAGATATTGATATCGATTGATCAGAAAAGGTTTCCTAACATAAACCAATTTCCAGACAGAAAAGGTATCAAGACAAACACTGCCAATCAAATGAGTCAACAATCAGACTCTTCTTCTCAGGGATGCAGATGCAAAGCATTTTTTCTGAAATCCGAATGAATCTGCATAAGGAAAACATACCTCAACAAACCCATCTCCAAAATTGACACCATTTCCAAAGTAAGTGCGCGCCAGATGACGATTAAGAGAAGCAGAGTTGAACTGGGTCAGCACAAAGATCTTGTTTATGCCACTGTTAATGCAATTACTCATTGGGATATCTATTAGCCTGTAGCATCCACCAACCGGAACCTACACATATTATCAATTCCTTAAtatgcatacatacatacaaacaAATATATGTTATATAAACAGAATGTCTGTATGCATGAGCAAATATGCACTACTGATATTGGTAATAGTAGTAGTGTGTGGTACGAGAAAATAAACTGAGATCCTTACAGCGGGCGTGGCTGCTCTTCTGGTGAGAGGGAAGAGTTGAATCCCTGCACCTCCCCCCAATATAATGGCGGCCACTTTCTTTGGGTCTGCTCTTGGTCTATGCAACACCGGAGATCTAATAGTCTGATATCAACAGCACAGAATTCGAATAGATTCATTTGATCCCGATTATGGCACAACGCAAGACTTTAGcagcaaaatggagtcaatgaaattattttcatcaaacAATGGCTACTTTGAAAGATCATCGATTCTACTGTTAAACGAGATCAACTCACCAAGGTCTCCGCAACGGTGTTCGATGTAATAACAGCAAAAGCCACTCCGGGTTTCGccttcttgaactttttttcaaCTCTCAGATTTCTAGCAACCTGTTTAACCCAAACACTGTTATCTAGGCTCCCTCTGATTCTCTCACCCAAGAATCCCTTATCTACATTCTTGAGACAGCTCTTGTTTGATTGAGCCAAAGAGGCGTTGGCCTTGAGGGCCACACAGCGAGAATCCATTGCCGTCAACTCTCACTGCAACACCAAATCACGACCAATAAGCTAAGATACTCACCTGAGCACTAAAAGACCacatgaacaaaaaaggaactgATTAAAGTAAGGCCACCCGATCTAAGCAAGCGAGTAAAGTGCACATTAcataaagaaatggaaaagcaGTGGAGTCAAAGTTGAGTGAAGCTAGAAAAGCCGCAGAGCAGtcaaaatctaatataatacacaagatccaagaaacccaaaaaagaaagatcgAAAAAACTAACGCAAATCAAGGAATCAAAAGGAAAGGTGGCGAGAAAGCATTCAAGCGCCCAGACCACGAATCTTGATGCAGAGAGAAAGCGAAAGAAGATCACAAACCCAAGAAAGCAAGCTCCGAACTTGAAGCCTTGATGCTGTGCAACTCCAACGAGTGATCAAGAAGAGAGCATTCAAGCGCCCAGACTCCGAATCTtgatgcagagagagagagagaagatcacAAACCCAAAAAGCAAGCTACCAACTCGAGGCCTCGATGCTATTATGCAACTCCCACGAGCGATCAAGAAAAAGGATCGAAGcctcaaaaaagaaagacgGTGGAGAGAGCGAATGCGGTGGAGGTTGAAGGGGGAGGGAGAGGCGCGTGAGGGGATGGCTTTGCTTTCAAGGTGGCCCCTGTGAGAACGTGAGGCTTTTTCCCCTCACGAGAAGCGCCGGGGCTCACGCCCCACTGTTTATACAAAGATGAAGTGAGTAGAAAGTAAGAGAAAATCTAGCTGAGGATCTTTGAGGAGGGTGGCGCCGGTCGATGCAAATTTATACATCGAGAAATGAAGGAAGACAGCAGTGTCAAAGTCatgctctgctctgctctgctctgctctgctcgGAGCGCTTCGCTGAAAAACGCCAAGACGatatcagagagagagagacagggcGTACGTGGCCGTGACCCTCGGTCCACGGagacctgatttttttttttttaccaagttCCTAGGCCAGCTCTGTCCATTTCATACTTTCGTCCCATTGAAATAATCAACCTCGGATCTTATATTAGTGAATCTCATAAAGAAGTCGGTTGACATTTTTACCGGCTggcatttcttttaatattccttctttttctttagtgaTTGCCAGTGCACATCATTCTTTCGGCTAAATATAGCGTGAGTTGTTAAAATgagtattaaaattttcaaaaaatacaatcaaattcttCTTTTAACTTTGTTCAACATGACAAATGAAAAATGCTAACAAGTATAAGATTTGATCACACaaagttgataaattttaaaattgatcgtactttttaagttttatgattcaattacatttttgtgacaagttttaaaatttaattatacatTTTAAAATCTTTAcgactcaattacatttttataGTGAGTTTTAAAGCTTCTAATACACTTATCTCCAATCATCTTTTATGTTATGATCTTCAGTCATTCCATTGTGTATTTTTGTCAGGAATGAACAATTTTACAAATCTTGTAGTCTACAGACATGCAATAACGTCGTTAATCAAAACGAAATTGTTGACTTGCGACAAAACACAATCACTTTTTGACTCGCCCCACTGCCCAAAAGGAATCTTGTAGAAAACATGGTCAGTGCTCGTGGAATCAAATGATTAAGTAGAGTACCAATCGATGAGTTATGTCGTAAAATCAAAATGGCGGTACATGAAAACAGGCCGTCAAATGAAAATGGCTTTTGCACATCATTCATTCAATTAAAATCTAGGagatttcatgaaatttttgcCCATCGTAAGATGAAAAATCAGAGTGAATTTGCCACCGATCGATGAAGATGGCGATGATGATAAGGGATGCGGTATTTACCGAGAAAAGTCGTGCAAGAGGTCGATCCACGATGAGGTCTTTTCGTAGTTAAAATCCACTAatgtataattttcttttgttttttttttaacagcaCTAATGTATAATTTGACGGGGGGAAATAACGTTCATGTCTTTCTCGCGCTGGCCCACGGGAATCACGTCCAAACAAGAATATCCCGCCAATCATTTGGGTTAATCGACCGCTTGATTTGAGACATGTCCCTCCACCAAATCTGATGGACGGTTGCTATTCCATTCCGATTTTCATCTTCTAGTGTATGTACTATTCGCAAGCCTTTGGTGGGTCCCGCCGGTCTCTATCGTTCCAGCCCCTTGCCGCGAAAAATTATAGGCGCACTCCCTGCTCCGTCCATCACCATCCCTCCCTGTCGCCGGATATTTACTAGAAACGGCTCCAAAACTTTCTGTATGAACAGCGATTCAGTCCtagtatttttaatttaactaatttaatcctcAACATTTTTTCgattaattttaatcaaaaattaCTAACGTAATTATTCTGTTAATGTTTACCGTCTTATATAATACAACCAACTCtaatatgaatgatttttgtaagttcATGGATAATTtgagtttaaaattgaattgacatttgaataataagttttgaactttttagtaatttttttgatagatcacaattaaatcaaatcCCAATCCAAATATGTGGCGCACCTAATGGATGAGTATGCAATTTATC
Above is a window of Eucalyptus grandis isolate ANBG69807.140 chromosome 9, ASM1654582v1, whole genome shotgun sequence DNA encoding:
- the LOC104418847 gene encoding glucose-1-phosphate adenylyltransferase large subunit 1 gives rise to the protein MDSRCVALKANASLAQSNKSCLKNVDKGFLGERIRGSLDNSVWVKQVARNLRVEKKFKKAKPGVAFAVITSNTVAETLTIRSPVLHRPRADPKKVAAIILGGGAGIQLFPLTRRAATPAVPVGGCYRLIDIPMSNCINSGINKIFVLTQFNSASLNRHLARTYFGNGVNFGDGFVEVLAATQTPGETGKKWFEGTADAVRKFIWVFEDAKNRNIEDIIILAGDHLYRMDYMDFLQNHIDRNSAISVACTPVGESRASDYGLVKIDSRGQIVQFSEKPKGPDLTAMQVDTTTLGLSPQEAARSPYIASMGVYAFKTESLLNLLKWRYPTANDFGSEIIPSAVMEQDVQAYIFRDYWEDIGTIKSFYDANLALTEEVPKFEFYDPKTPIFTSPRFLPPTKIDNCKLKDAIISHGCFLRECRVERSIVGERSRLDSGVELKDTVMMGADYYQTESEIASLLAEGKVPIGIGKNTKIRNCIIDKNAKIGKDVAIVNKDGVEEADRPGDGFYIRLGITVILEKATIEDGTVI